GTCGGAAGTGATCATGCCGGTTGCCGGCGTTTCCGCCGCCAAAGGCCAGATGAGCTTCGCGCTTGCCGTCGCGTCAGGCACCGCTGGCGCCATGCTCGGGAACATCGTCTGGTACCTCGCCGCCCGCGCGCTCGGGCACGACCGGCTGAGGCCGATCATTCGTCGTCACGGCAAATGGCTGACGATGGACTGGAAGGACGTCGAACGTGTCCATCACTTCTTTGACGATCATGGCATCGCATTGGTCATGCTCGGTCGCCTGGTGCCGACTATCCGCTCAATCATCTCGATCCCGGCCGGCCTTCTCGACATGCGCTTCCGCAACTTCGTCATCGCCTCGACGATCGGGACGGCGGTGTGGACCGCGCTTCTGACCGGCGCCGGCTTCAAGCTGCAGGAGAATTTCCATCGGGTCGGCGACATAATCGGGCCCGTTTCCAACGTCGTCATCGGGCTCATCATCATTGTCTACATCTGGCGTCTGTTCACCCATAAGGTCGCGAGCGAGGATTGATCGCGTCCGCAATGGACACAAGTTTGGCGCAAATGCGCGATCTCAAATCCTCCGCAATGAACCTTTAGTCTCTGATTTACTGGCGCAAATCTATCGCGATTGGGCCGCGACGCAGTTGGTTGCCCCACTAATCGGCAACGCCGCGGCCACCTCTTTTCAAAATTTCCTCGAGATGCCTCTGCTCAGGCGCGGGGGTGGGCGTGGCGATAAACGTCAAGCAGGCGCGCCGCGTCCACCGCCGTATAAATCTGGGTGGACGAAAGGCTAGCATGGCCAAGCAATTCCTGGATGGCCCGCAAGTCAGCGCCACGCGCAAGCAGATGGGTGGCAAAGCTATGGCGCAGGGCGTGCGGCGTTAGGGTTTCGGGCAGACCCAGGCGCCGGCGCGCAGCCGCAACGGAACGGCGCACCAAGTCCGGATTCAGCGGCCCTCCCCGCGCACCGACGAACAAGCGCGCATCGCCGCTCAGCGGATAAGGGCATTGAGCGACGTAGGCCTCGATCGCCTCCTTCACTGCCGGTACGACGGGCACGATGCGCGCCTTGTTTCGCTTGCCGGTGACGCGGAGCGTCGCACCGAGCGGTAGCACACGCGCCGTCAGCGAGAGCGCTTCCGCGACGCGCAGCCCAGCACCGTAAAGCAGCAACAGAATCGCGAGATCGCGCGCACCGATCCACGGGGCGCTGGCCGCTTCCAACGCATTCTCGGCGAGTTCCATCGCTTCGTCCGGCGCCGCTGGTCGCGGCAAGGTTCGCGGACGCTTGGGCGCTCGCGTACGCGGCGGCAACGCATGGCTACCGGCCTGCTCCGCTGCGAACTTTATGAAAGCGCGTACGCCCGAAAGCTCGCGCGCCGCCGATGCTGCGCTAAGCCCTCCTGCCCGGCGCTGCGCAAGAAAAGCGCGCAAGTCGGTGGGTGCGAGATCGAGCAGTTCGGCGCTTCCAATCTCGCCTCCGCGATGCTCGCCAAGGAATTCAATCAGCCGATGTGCAGTCGCGACGTAGGCGCGGACTGTGTGCACCGATCGGCGGCGGTCATGCTGCAGATAGCCGGCCCAGCGCGCCGCAAGCGCACTTGCCGGATGTCGGTTCAGCTCTCCGGGTTCGTCAGCCACTTGCGGATCATAGCCGCAAGGCTTCGCCCTAGGAACATGAGCAATTCCGATCCGTGGCGTGCGTCCAGGCTAAGCGCCTGCCGCTGGCCGAGCGCCAGCAATCCAACCGGCAGCGGCGGCTCACATTGAATGCGAACCAGCGCTTCGGCGCGGATGAGGTCGCACGCAGGACCGAACAGCGGATGGCCGCGATCGACCGTGCGCATCTCGACGCCATCGACTTGGCTTATGGCGCGACGGAGGATCTGCGGATCGACGAACTGGACGCCGGATCCGTCGGCGCGGAAGCCGCGGTCACCGACGATCAGGGACAGTGCCACGGCATCGATGCCGAGGATCAGCGGCCATTCCTGCGTCACCACGTGCAGCAACCCGTCGACGCCCTCCGCCTCAATCGCGGCGAGAACGGCGGTGTGAATGGACGAAACCGCACCCGAGTGACCGCGCGCGAAGGCAAGCAGGTCCTGGTTGGCCTCTTCGACAGCGCCAAGGCGATCGCGCAGATGGGCGACCGCCCGCTCTTCGAAGGGAATAACCGTAGCCATTGATGGGAAGGATAACCGCGGCTCGGTTAATTTCCTATTCCGGCAAGCTCGACCGGGCGCATTTCATTTCCGCAAACGAAAAGCGGCGGCGCCGTTTGGGCACCGCCGCTTCCGAACTCAAGCGAGAAGGATCTTACTTGAGGCTGTTCGAGACGTTGTTGAACGTCGTGTTCAGCTTGTTGCCGACGCTGGTCATCGCGCCGATCGCCGCAACGGCGATGAGGGCCGCAATCAGGCCGTACTCGATGGCGGTCGCGCCCTTCTCGTTCTTAATGAGCTTCAGAAACTTGATCATGGTCCACACTCCCTGTCACGCCCGGTCTAAAGACACCGGCTGCAGTTCATCCGCAGGACTGCAGAACTAGCGCCCAAAACTGTGTAAAGTGTTTGGGAGCAAGGTTTCCGGGCGCTTAACATTTGTTGCAAAGCAAAGGCGGCGGCGCCTTTCGGCACCGCCGCCCACTTGTTTTCGAACGAGAGCTCGAATTACTTGAGGCTGTTCGAGACGTTGTTGAACGTCGTGTTCAGCTTGTTGCCGACGCTGGTCATCGCGCCGATCGCCGCAACAGCGATGAGGGCCGCAATCAGACCGTATTCGATGGCGGTCGCGCCTTCTTCGTTCTTAATCAGCTTGAGAAACTTGCTCATGGTCTAGCTCCTTGGTTCCGTTTGGAGCGCATGCGCCCCCACCTGCGGTCCACCCGTGCAGGATGGGCACACATTATGGGTCCACCTGTTAGGAAAAGGTTACACGTGAGGGTTGCTCAAAGGTTAAGCACGATTTTTCTAAGCGTCTGACGTTGCACAAGTTTTTTCGCCGACAAAACAGCGGCGCGAACACCGGGCTATCGCGGCTCGAGCTGTCGGCGTAGCCATACGCCAGCACGAGGGATTCGGCAGGAGACTCCGGTGAGCGAGCACGTCCGCGTAGAGAAGAACGATGGCGTCCTTGCGATTACGCTCGCGCGGCCGGAACGTCGCAATGCAATCACGGTCGCCATGTACGCTACCCTCGCCGAAGCGATCGAGGGCGCAGCCTCCGATGACGATGTTCGAGTCATTACGATTCGGGGCGAAGGGCGAGACTTTGCTGCCGGCAACGATCTCGCCGACTTCCTGACCGCGCTTCCGCGCGACACGACCGAAATTCCGGTTTGGCGGCTGTTGCGCGTCCTTGCCGAGAACCAGGTGCCGCTGGTTGCCGCCGTGCACGGCAATTGCGTGGGCATCGGCACGACCTTCCTGCTTCACTGCGACCTCGTGATCGCGGCGACAAGCGCGCGCTTCTCGATGCCGTTCGTCGACCTGGCGCTGGTGCCGGAAGCGGCGAGCTCGTTGCTCCTGCCCAGGCTCGCCGGTCGGCGGGGCGCAGCTCGTTACTTGCTGCTGGGAGAGCCATTTGGTGCGGATGAAGCGCTGTCGATCGGCGTCGCCAGCCACGTGGTCGAACCCGCGGCGCTAGAGTCGGCGCTCGCCGATATCGTCAAACGCGTGCTGGCAAAGCCGCCGGAAGCCCTTCGGGCAACGCAGAAGCTTTTGCGCCATCGCACGCGCGATGAAATCGTCGAGCGGATGCAACTGGAAAGTCAGCAATTCGCCGAGCGCCTGGAGTCAGCTGAAGCGAAGCAGGCGATCACTGCCTTCTTCGAAAGCCGCGGCAAGCGGCCCGATTAGGAGGCCGCGCCCGCGATCCAGACGCGCTTGGAGCGGCTGACGTCGATGTTGGGACCGGGGAAAAGCAAGAGCGTGGTCGGCTGCTGGTAGCGAACGGTCAGATCGTAGTAATTACTTCCGTCGACCGCGGCCGTCCCGGTCGTGGGATCCGAAACCGTGAATGTCCCGGGTCCGATGCCGTAGACCGTGTCCTGGATTTTCTGCTTCACGTCGGCTGCGCTCGGTGTCACGCAGCCACTCGGACCCGGCGTCTGGCAAAGTGTTGCGAAGCGCGCTCCTTCGCCAAGTGCCTGCTGGATGCCGGCCATCGCTCGATAAACCTGGGCGAGTTGAACGAACATCCAGATCATGACGATCAGGACCGGCAGCGCGAACGCCATCTCAATGGCGGCAACGCCCTCTTCGTTGCGAGTGATCGAGCGGCGAAACTTCATTGCGTCCTCATGCCTGCCGTCGCGGACAGGTGATAGGTGCCGTCGGCATTAATAAACGAGAAGTGGACCGGAAACATCGGCGTGTACTTATCGTTCACGATGACCTCGATGTAGCGAGCTTCGGTGAACGGACCGCCGGTCCCGCACGTAAGAGCATCGAATGCAACGGGGTCAGTGCTGGATTGAGCGGTGATCGCGCCCGCAGCGGTCGTGCACTCGAGTTTGTACGTCACCGTCACATCGCTCAGCGCGACCGGAGTCGACTTGCAACTCGTCGAGTTGGTTACCGTGCCATTGACCTGGCACTGAACTTCGGACTTCAGCGTATTTTCGACGGTGTCGTTGCCCGTAGTCTGCATGATGCGTTCGATTGCGCGCTGGGCGCCTTGTTCGAGCGCGAGCTTACGGCTGAACGCGTTGCTCATGTCGATGATGCCGATGACCATCAGCGCGAGCACCGGCGCCACCAAGGCCAACTCGATAACCGCCGCGCCGCGTTCGTCGCGTGCAATCTGATACCTCGGGCGCGTCATCATCCGACGAGCCTTACGTAGCGGATCGTGCTGCTCGAAGGCAGACCGACGTCAGCGCAGTCCGAAAGTTTCTTGAACTTGTTCGAGACGGTGCTGTTTCCGATGAACGTGACCCGGCGCGATACGATCATGGTGCAAATCGCCGCAGTCGTACCGTTGCCATTGTACCAGAGCTCTTGGCTCGGGAAATACACGGCGCCGATGATCGCTGAACCGGAACCACCATTGATCTTGTTCGTCGCGGAATCTGTCGCACGACGATCCTGATAGAATGCGATGCCCTTGAAGGTGCAGCCGCAGTTCTTGTCAGGGGCCGTAACATTGATGTTGGCCTTGGCATTCGCGTCCATGCCACCGATTGTTGCGGTCTGCGAAGGATCCTTATTGGTCATAACGATCGTGCAGCTGGTGCACGTGAAATCGCCCTGGAAGTCGACACCACCACCATTGATGTAAATCGTCTTCGTCCCAGCTCCGATGACGCTATCGAGATTCAGGGACTTGTTCGACCTGACCGAGAGCGACGAAAAGCAATTCGTGCCTGCGGCGTAGCTCTTAAACTTCGCCGCGGTCATGCCATCGTCCAAGGCGTCGGTCGTGCAGTTCATGTCTGCAGGATCGGGATTCACCTTAGCGAACGGATCCGGAAGTTTCGGCGAATAGGGCCGATAGGATCCGACCGTCCAATTCTTCGATTGAGCAATGCCGCCGACCGCTGCCACCGCGAGCGCATTGACTTTCGAACTACCACCCGCACTGGCAGAGTTTGCCGACGGCGAGTTCGAGAACATGACGCAATCGGGCATGTAAATGTCAGTATTGCCGTTGTTCGTAATCCCGGTCTTACCGGAATTCGTCTCAAGCGCCTCAACGCACGCATCGCCTCCGGCCGCGATCGCCGCGGCCGTGGATACGGCCGTGATCGTCGGAGCCGTGCTCATGAAGAAGGAGCTGAAGGTCAGCGGCTGCTGGATCGCGATCGTGACCTTGACCGCATTGTAGGAATAGGTCGTGTCGGTCGGGAATTCGACCTTACATTTGTTGCTGCAGTCCGGATAATCCGTCGCGCTCGATTTCAACGCATAGAAGCTGTGCAAGTTGAGGCCGAGGTCGTGATCTACTGCAGCCTTTGTGGTGGTCGTCGCACCGCTCGCATCCTCGCGGTTATAAACGCCGGCAATCGCTGCCGAGTCCGCCGCGCGCTGAAGCTGGCGCTTCCACAGGGTCCACTGGATCGTGTCCGTGGCCAGGCCGGCCGCGCCGATGAACAGCGGCATGGCCGCCGCCGCGATGGCGAGCGTGTTGCCACGATTGTTCCGCCACAATTTTCCGAAGAAGGCGATCATCGATTACACCCCAGACATGACATGCGCATTCAAGAGCCTGTACCCGCGTCAAGGTGAGCGAACTGTTCAAAGAATTGGTTAAAGCCGATGAACCTTGAGCCTCGCGCCCTGCTCTTGCACGGTCCTGTATTGCACTTATAATACAGTCCATCGCCCTTGCATGGCGCCGGATCGCCGTCCACTTCAGGCGCCGACGCCGCGTAAGAGGCACGGAAAGGATTAAAAGATGGCCACCGAACCGGCAGCAGAGACGACCGCGACCAAGCTCAAGCTCGAACCGCCTGAGGTGCTGCAGCCCGTCGCGCCGGCGGAAGCGTCCGGGCTCGTCCCCCTTAAGGCCGAGGAAACCACCGAGCTCGACAAGCGCGTCGCCCAGTTCGTCGATGAGCTGTCGACCCTCGATTCCAACAGCCCGGAATTCGGCAAGAAGGTCGACCAGCTGACCGCGATGGGCCGCAAAGAGATTTCCGAGGCCGCAGGCGCATCTAACCGCTTCCTCGACCGCCCGGTGAAGGCAATCGACAAGGACAGCGGCATCGGCGCCGATCTCACCGAGCTTCGCCGCACCGTCGAGGCGCTGGACCCCAAGGAAGCAACGAAGACGAAGAAGCTGCTTGGCATCATCCCGTTCGGCAATCGCGTTGACCGTTACTTCGACAAATATCGCAGCTCGCAGACCCATATCTCGAAGATCCTGAGCAGCCTGGCCAACGGCAAGGACGAGCTGCTTATGGACAATGCCGCGATCGACACCGAGCGCGCCAACCTTTGGAAGACGATGCACAGGCTCGAGCAGATGGTGCACATCTCCAAGAGCCTCGACCAACGCCTGGAGGACAAGGCCAACGAGTTGGACGCAACCGAGCCGGCCAAGGCAAAGGCGATCCGCGAGACCGCGCTCTTCTACACGCGCCAGCGCACGACCGACCTGCTGACGCAGATGGCGGTCACGGTGCAGGGCTACCTCGCGCTGGACCTCGTCAAGAAGAACAATGTCGAGCTGGTGAAGGGCGTCGATCGTGCTTCGACCACGACCGTAGCGGCGCTACGCACGGCCGTCACCGTCGCGCAGGCGATGACGAACCAGAAGCTCGTGCTGGAGCAAGTGAACGCGCTCAACACGACGACTGCCGGCATGATCGATTCCACCGGCGAGATGTTGCGCACGCAGACCGCGGCGATCCACGAGCAGGCGGCAAGCTCGACCATCCCGCTCGAGACGCTCCAGCGCGCTTTCCAGAACATCTACGACACGATGGACCAGATCGATCAATTCAAGGTCCACGCGCTCGGCAACATGAAGCAAACGGTCGAGACACTCGGCAAGGAAGTCGAGAAGTCGAAGGGTTACATTGCTCGCGCCGAGGGCGTGAACCAGGGCAAGCTCGAGGGCCCGGCCTCGCCATTCATGCCTCTTGAGGCGAAGTGACTGAAATAACCGACAAGGTTGAAAGGGCCATCGCGCGTTTCGATCGCGTTACACAGCAGATCGATCAGCGCGGCGGACCCGCACAGGAAGCCGCACGGCGAGAGCGCCAGCGGCTGAACGCTGATTTCGGTCGTCGCTTCAAGCGGGTCGGCGTGGCAGTGCTCCTGATCAGCATCCTGACGATTGTCGTGGGGCTGGTCATCCCGATTGGGATGTTCGGGTTCCTGGCCGCGGTCGGCCTGGCGGTCGGAGTCGCCGCCGTCCTTGGCCTGACGCCGTCGCAGCCGCGCTGCATTGCCGGTCCCGCAACCGACTTGCCCAATGGGGAAATGGTCCAGCGGTTCGATTCCTACCTTTATCGCACGCGCGGCGCCCTGCCCGCCCCGGCGCAGGCGCAACTCGATGGGATTAGCGCCGCTTTGCCTTCACTTAAGCAGGTGCTGGAGCGGGTGGAGACGCTAGACCCGAACGCGCAGGATGCGCGGCGCCTGATGTCGATTCACCTCCCTGGCCTCATCGAACGCTATATGCGCGTGCCCGCGAGCTTCCGGAACGAGCGCGACGGGGAGGACAAGACCGTCGACGAGCGGCTAACCGAAGGACTCGCTGCCGGGCGCACCGCACTCGCTGACATCAGCGAACGGCTAGCTCGTGCCGACGTCGCCGCGCTGGAGACCCAGGGTCGTTTCATCACCACGCGTTATGGCGATTCTGGGCCGCAAGTCCCCGTGCCGGACAAAGGTGGAAATGGCGCTATCATCGATAGCTGATTGATTTTGCTGGCCGTGCTATGCACGCGTAGCTCACCTTCCGGGGGCCTGATGGCATGGCAACGCGATTTTGGGGGACATTGCAGTGGCCTGCCCTGGCTCTGCCACGGATCCCTGAGCGCATCCCCGATCTAAGGCGCCCGTGGTCCAACATCTTTGAACTACTCTGGTTTGCTGCCCTCGCGCTGGCGATCGTCGGGCCAATTGCGGGCACGTGGTACCGCTTTACGACGCAGGGCGAGAATAGTGCGCTCATGCTCGGCAGTCGTGCCGGCCTCGTGCTGTCGCAAGACGACCTCACGAAAGTGCGGTTCGCGGTCGGAGCCGATGCCAAGAAAGCGGGCATCGAGCCAGGCGACAAGATCGTCGCCATCGAAGGCATTCCTATCTCACAGGTGGTCCCGCTCGATCCCAAATATGCGGTCGGCAAAGGTCATGCGACTGACACCGATTACGCGCTCTTTTCGCCGATCATCGAAGGCAACCAGCCGATCGACCTCAGCCTGACGTTGAAGTCGCCAAGCGGAGAGGTTAGCGAATATCAGGTCAGGACAGGCGAGCAGCATATCGAACATGCGGCGCGCTCCGTCGGGATGAGCCCCGCGATGCTAAGCGTCGTCGACCTGTTCCACATCCTGACCTACCCGTTTCTGCTCTTCGCTGCCTGGCTCCTTCATCGCCGCAAGCGTGAGGACTTGATCAGTTCGGTTCTCTCCCTGGCCGTCTTGCTGACGATCGGCTCGGAACAGCCCTCGGCGTCGTTCCTCAGCTTCGTCGCCGACATCCCGGAAAGCTGGCACCGGCATATCTACGATTTAGGCAACATCTGCCTGTTGGCCGGAATTCTGCTGTTTCCGTTCGGGCAGTTGAGGCCGCGCATTGTCGTGCCCGTCCTGGCGCTTCTGCCGATGCTCTTCTTCCTGCACGGCGACTTCTACCGCGCCTGCTTCGTCATATTCATGATCGCGGGCGTGATGACGATGCTGGTGAGGCTGAGGCGCACGCCGCCGAGCGCCGCTCGCCAGCAAATCAAATGGGCGTTGTTCGGCTTCTCGGGCTATTCGCTGTTCCTATCCGTCGCGCTGACCTGCGACATGATGAAGCTCACGGTCGGCTCGTTCGGGTCGCAGCTGACGCTCGAGATTTTCGCGGGGCTTACCTTCGGGCTGGCCTTCCTCTTCCTGCAGCTCGGCCTCCTGATCGCGCTCATGCGTTTCCGGCTCTACGACGCCGAGGTCGTCATCAGCCGCTCGGCCAACTTCGCGTTGATCACGCTCGCCGTCGCGGCCGTGTTCGCCGCGACGGCCGACGGCCTGAAGCAGGTCGTGCTCAACTATTACGGAAACAGTAGCGGCACCGGTCCCGTGGTGTTCGCAGCGGCGCTTGCAACCGTCCTCATCAACCCGATCCAGGAACGCATCCAGAAGTGGTCGGAGAACCGTTTCCAAAAGGCGCTCGTCATCCTGCGCGACGACCTCCCCGACACGGTCCGCGACCTTCGCGAGACGTCCAGCCTCGCTGAGCTGATCGAAGCAGTGCTTGGCCAGATCATGAAAGGCGTTCGCACGACCCATGTTGCGGCGACCATCGACCAAGGCGTTTTCCGTACGCGCGGCATCGCGAAGGAGAAGGTCGAAGAATGGAAAGCTTCGACGCCGGGCTGGGACAAGACCGACCTCAAGGACATTTGCGAGGCGAAAGACAAGATCTTCCCGCTCCGAATCCCGCTCATTCCGGGCGAAGGGGAAGAGCCCGCGGGTTTCCTTCTCGTCGGGCCGCGCCCGGACGGCTCCATCGTTAGCAAGGATGAGCAGAAGGCCCTCAAGGAAGTCGCGGAGCCGATCGGCCGTGCCATCCGCACCGTCGTCAAGCGCGTCGCGTACGAGCGCCGCCTCGAGTCGATGATCGAATCCAACGCTCGCCGACTCAACGAACTCGAAGCGAAGCTGAGCGGAAGTCCGATAGCAGCGGTTCCTACTTCGCGAAGCGCTTGAAAACTATAGTGTTTTCTTATGGTTAATTGACCGCATGCGAATCCATCCCTAATGATCCGCTAAATCGACACGGAGGTTCGACTCGGCCGCGCGCTTGTCAGACAAACGGCCCACTTTGCAGCATAGGAATCATAGGGAGCCGAAAGATGAGAGTGATGCACGCGCTGTGGGGCGCAGCAGTTGCAGTCGCCTTAAGTTCGACGCCGGCGCTTGCGAGCGTCGTCGTGGTGAAATCCCTCGGGCCATCGTCGAAGGCCTATCCGCCGGGCAAGACGCTTCCCGAAACTGCCAAGATCACCCTTCAGGGCGGCGATGTCGTTACCGTTCTCGGTCCCGCGGCTGCGCAGACCCTTCGCGGTCCTGGCAATTTTGCTGCTGGCCAGACCAATCTCGCATCCGCCGCGGGCAAGCGAGGTCGCTTTGGCGCTCTCCGCGCATCCGAAGTTGTTCAAAACCCCAGCATCTGGGACGTCGACGTGACGCAGAATGGCAAGATCTGCGTGGCGAACACGGCCAAGCTTCAGCTCTGGCGGCCTGACGCGGAAGCGGCGGCGAAGGTTAACATCCGCTCTGCCGATGGAAAAACTCAGGAAATCGACTGGGCTGCGGGCAAGGCCGTCACACTTTGGCCGGCCTCGTTGCCGGTGACATCGGGCACGGAATATCAGATCGAATGGCCTGACACCGGCGACAAGAGCAGCGTCAGCTTCGTCTCGGTGCCGAATGCGCCCGGCGATCTGGTCGGCGCAGCACAGGTGCTGATCGAGAACGGCTGTCAGCATCAGCTCGACCTGCTCGTACAAGGCGCGAGCAAGACGACGACAAACTAGCCGCCGATTACGCCTTCGGACCGCAGCCGCTCGATTTCGGGCGGCTGCAGGCCCGCATCACGAAGCACCGCATCCGTATCCCGGCCGAGCGCCGGTGGCGGCAGGTCTGAATCCGCGCGCAGACCGTCGAACCGCACTGGAGAACGGACGACCGGAATACCCGCGATCGTGCGAACCATCGCGCGATGTTGCGCCTGAACGTCCGAGAGTGCCTGCGTGATCGTGTTGATCGGGCCCGCCGGAATGCCGGCCGCTTCCAGCTGAGTGAGCCAATCCTGCGCTGACCTGATCGCAATGCACTCGCTGACCAGCCGGACTATCTCCGCCCGATGGGCGACACGCTCGCCGTTTGTGGCGAAGCGCGGGTCCCTCGCCCATTCGGGATGGCCGCACATCTGGGCAAGCTTTGCGAATTGGCGATCGTTGCCGATTGCAATGATGATGGGTTGGTCGGCCGCGTCGAATGGCTGGTAGGGCACGATATTGGGGTGCGTGTTACCCTGCCGAGGCGGGTCCTTGCCCGAGATCAGCGCATTTGATGCCTGGTTGGCAAGGATCGCAAGCTGCGTGTCGAATAGCGCCGCATCGATATGCGCTCCCTCCCCGCTC
This portion of the Sphingomonas limnosediminicola genome encodes:
- a CDS encoding tyrosine recombinase XerC; translation: MADEPGELNRHPASALAARWAGYLQHDRRRSVHTVRAYVATAHRLIEFLGEHRGGEIGSAELLDLAPTDLRAFLAQRRAGGLSAASAARELSGVRAFIKFAAEQAGSHALPPRTRAPKRPRTLPRPAAPDEAMELAENALEAASAPWIGARDLAILLLLYGAGLRVAEALSLTARVLPLGATLRVTGKRNKARIVPVVPAVKEAIEAYVAQCPYPLSGDARLFVGARGGPLNPDLVRRSVAAARRRLGLPETLTPHALRHSFATHLLARGADLRAIQELLGHASLSSTQIYTAVDAARLLDVYRHAHPRA
- a CDS encoding CaiB/BaiF CoA transferase family protein produces the protein MGAGPLSPLEGIKVLDLSRVLAGPWCTQLLADLGAEVIKVERPGSGDDTRHWGPPWYGEGDGRVAAYFLSCNRGKKSAAIDFGQPDGAAIIRGLASEADVVVENFKVGGLKKFGLDAETLRAANPRLIYASITGFGQDGPYADRAGYDYIVQGMGGLMSVTGLPDGVPGGGPMRVGVAVIDLFTGLYTAVAILSALYRREKSGEGAHIDAALFDTQLAILANQASNALISGKDPPRQGNTHPNIVPYQPFDAADQPIIIAIGNDRQFAKLAQMCGHPEWARDPRFATNGERVAHRAEIVRLVSECIAIRSAQDWLTQLEAAGIPAGPINTITQALSDVQAQHRAMVRTIAGIPVVRSPVRFDGLRADSDLPPPALGRDTDAVLRDAGLQPPEIERLRSEGVIGG
- a CDS encoding DUF484 family protein, producing the protein MATVIPFEERAVAHLRDRLGAVEEANQDLLAFARGHSGAVSSIHTAVLAAIEAEGVDGLLHVVTQEWPLILGIDAVALSLIVGDRGFRADGSGVQFVDPQILRRAISQVDGVEMRTVDRGHPLFGPACDLIRAEALVRIQCEPPLPVGLLALGQRQALSLDARHGSELLMFLGRSLAAMIRKWLTNPES
- a CDS encoding enoyl-CoA hydratase, producing the protein MSEHVRVEKNDGVLAITLARPERRNAITVAMYATLAEAIEGAASDDDVRVITIRGEGRDFAAGNDLADFLTALPRDTTEIPVWRLLRVLAENQVPLVAAVHGNCVGIGTTFLLHCDLVIAATSARFSMPFVDLALVPEAASSLLLPRLAGRRGAARYLLLGEPFGADEALSIGVASHVVEPAALESALADIVKRVLAKPPEALRATQKLLRHRTRDEIVERMQLESQQFAERLESAEAKQAITAFFESRGKRPD
- a CDS encoding DedA family protein translates to MSDWVVRLIEQSGYLGVGFLMFLETIFPPIPSEVIMPVAGVSAAKGQMSFALAVASGTAGAMLGNIVWYLAARALGHDRLRPIIRRHGKWLTMDWKDVERVHHFFDDHGIALVMLGRLVPTIRSIISIPAGLLDMRFRNFVIASTIGTAVWTALLTGAGFKLQENFHRVGDIIGPVSNVVIGLIIIVYIWRLFTHKVASED
- a CDS encoding TadE/TadG family type IV pilus assembly protein; the protein is MKFRRSITRNEEGVAAIEMAFALPVLIVMIWMFVQLAQVYRAMAGIQQALGEGARFATLCQTPGPSGCVTPSAADVKQKIQDTVYGIGPGTFTVSDPTTGTAAVDGSNYYDLTVRYQQPTTLLLFPGPNIDVSRSKRVWIAGAAS
- a CDS encoding TadE family protein, producing the protein MMTRPRYQIARDERGAAVIELALVAPVLALMVIGIIDMSNAFSRKLALEQGAQRAIERIMQTTGNDTVENTLKSEVQCQVNGTVTNSTSCKSTPVALSDVTVTYKLECTTAAGAITAQSSTDPVAFDALTCGTGGPFTEARYIEVIVNDKYTPMFPVHFSFINADGTYHLSATAGMRTQ
- a CDS encoding Flp family type IVb pilin; translated protein: MIKFLKLIKNEKGATAIEYGLIAALIAVAAIGAMTSVGNKLNTTFNNVSNSLK
- a CDS encoding toxic anion resistance protein, which gives rise to MATEPAAETTATKLKLEPPEVLQPVAPAEASGLVPLKAEETTELDKRVAQFVDELSTLDSNSPEFGKKVDQLTAMGRKEISEAAGASNRFLDRPVKAIDKDSGIGADLTELRRTVEALDPKEATKTKKLLGIIPFGNRVDRYFDKYRSSQTHISKILSSLANGKDELLMDNAAIDTERANLWKTMHRLEQMVHISKSLDQRLEDKANELDATEPAKAKAIRETALFYTRQRTTDLLTQMAVTVQGYLALDLVKKNNVELVKGVDRASTTTVAALRTAVTVAQAMTNQKLVLEQVNALNTTTAGMIDSTGEMLRTQTAAIHEQAASSTIPLETLQRAFQNIYDTMDQIDQFKVHALGNMKQTVETLGKEVEKSKGYIARAEGVNQGKLEGPASPFMPLEAK
- a CDS encoding Flp family type IVb pilin, whose amino-acid sequence is MSKFLKLIKNEEGATAIEYGLIAALIAVAAIGAMTSVGNKLNTTFNNVSNSLK
- a CDS encoding pilus assembly protein TadG-related protein is translated as MIAFFGKLWRNNRGNTLAIAAAAMPLFIGAAGLATDTIQWTLWKRQLQRAADSAAIAGVYNREDASGATTTTKAAVDHDLGLNLHSFYALKSSATDYPDCSNKCKVEFPTDTTYSYNAVKVTIAIQQPLTFSSFFMSTAPTITAVSTAAAIAAGGDACVEALETNSGKTGITNNGNTDIYMPDCVMFSNSPSANSASAGGSSKVNALAVAAVGGIAQSKNWTVGSYRPYSPKLPDPFAKVNPDPADMNCTTDALDDGMTAAKFKSYAAGTNCFSSLSVRSNKSLNLDSVIGAGTKTIYINGGGVDFQGDFTCTSCTIVMTNKDPSQTATIGGMDANAKANINVTAPDKNCGCTFKGIAFYQDRRATDSATNKINGGSGSAIIGAVYFPSQELWYNGNGTTAAICTMIVSRRVTFIGNSTVSNKFKKLSDCADVGLPSSSTIRYVRLVG